From Mus musculus strain C57BL/6J chromosome 8, GRCm38.p6 C57BL/6J, a single genomic window includes:
- the Gipc1 gene encoding PDZ domain-containing protein GIPC1 isoform X1 produces the protein MPLGLGRRKKAPPLVENEEAEPSRSGLGVGEPGPLGGSAAGESQMGLPPPPAALRPRLVFHTQLAHGSPTGRIEGFTNVKELYGKIAEAFRLPAAEVMFCTLNTHKVDMDKLLGGQIGLEDFIFAHVKGQRKEVEVFKSEEALGLTITDNGAGYAFIKRIKEGSVIDHIQLISVGDMIEAINGQSLLGCRHYEVARLLKELPRGRTFTLKLTEPRKAFDMISQRSAGGHPGSGPQLGTGRGTLRLRSRGPATVEDLPSAFEEKAIEKVDDLLESYMGIRDTELAATMVELGKDKRNPDELAEALDERLGDFAFPDEFVFDVWGAIGDAKVGRY, from the exons ATGCCACTGGGACTGGGGCGAAGGAAGAAAGCACCGCCTCTGGTGGAAAATGAGGAGGCGGAGCCAAGCCGGAGTGGGCTGGGTGTTGGGGAGCCTGGGCCCCTGGGTGGGAGCGCAGCAGGAGAATCCCAGATGGGCTTGCCCCCACCTCCTGCTGCCCTCCGGCCTCGCCTCGTGTTCCATACCCAGCTGGCCCACGGCAGCCCCACAGGCCGCATCGAGGGCTTCACTAATGTCAAGGAGCTGTACGGCAAGATCGCTGAGGCCTTCCGACTACCAGCTGCTGAG GTGATGTTCTGCACCCTCAACACCCACAAAGTGGACATGGACAAACTCCTGGGGGGCCAGATCGGCCTGGAAGACTTCATCTTTGCCCATGTGAAGGGGCAGCGCAAAGAGGTGGAAGTGTTCAAGTCGGAGGAGGCTCTGGGGCTCACCATCACCGACAACGGGGCCGGCTACGCCTTCATTAAG CGCATCAAGGAAGGCAGTGTGATTGACCACATTCAGCTCATCAGCGTGGGGGACATGATTGAAGCCATCAACGGGCAGAGCCTGCTGGGCTGTCGGCATTACGAGGTTGCCAGGCTCCTCAAGGAGCTGCCCCGAGGCCGCACCTTcaccctcaaactcacagaacctCGAAAGGCCTTTG ATATGATCAGCCAGCGTTCAGCCGGTGGCCACCCTGGTTCAGGCCCACAACTGGGCACTGGCCGAGGGACCCTCCGTCTCCGATCCCGGGGCCCTGCCACCGTGGAGGATCTG CCGTCGGCCTTTGAGGAGAAGGCCATTGAGAAGGTGGATGACTTGCTAGAGAGCTACATGGGGATCAGAGACACGGAGCTGG CTGCCACCATGGTGGAGCTGGGAAAGGACAAAAGGAACCCGGACGAGCTGGCAGAAGCCCTGGATGAGCGGCTCGGTGACTTCGCATTCCCAGATGAATTTGTCTTTGATGTCTGGGGAGCTATCGGGGATGCCAAGGTTGGCCGCTACTAA
- the Ptger1 gene encoding prostaglandin E2 receptor EP1 subtype isoform X1 has translation MEQLGSCGGALGTEGWDPTSLCPLLIYAALLATDMSPCGLNLSLADEAATCATPRLPNTSVVLPTGDNGTSPALPIFSMTLGAVSNVLALALLAQVAGRMRRRRSAATFLLFVASLLAIDLAGHVIPGALVLRLYTAGRAPAGGACHFLGGCMVFFGLCPLLLGCGMAVERCVGVTQPLIHAARVSVARARLALAVLAAMALAVALLPLVHVGRYELQYPGTWCFISLGPRGGWRQALLAGLFAGLGLAALLAALVCNTLSGLALLRARWRRRRSRRFRKTAGPDDRRRWGSRGPRLASASSASSITSATATLRSSRGGGSARRVHAHDVEMVGQLVGIMVVSCICWSPLLVLVVLAIGGWNSNSLQRPLFLAVRLASWNQILDPWVYILLRQAMLRQLLRLLPLRVSAKGGPTELGLTKSAWEASSLRSSRHSGFSHL, from the exons ATGGAGCAGCTAGGGTCATGTGGCGGTGCCCTGGGCACAGAAGGTTGGGACCCTACCTCACTGTGCCCTCTTCTTATCTACGCAGCCCTCTTGGCCACTGATATGAGCCCCTGCGGGCTTAACCTGAGCCTAGCGGATGAGGCAGCAACGTGCGCAACACCCAGGCTCCCCAATACATCTGTGGTGCTGCCAACAGGCGATAATGGCACATCACCAGCGCTGCCTATCTTCTCCATGACGCTGGGTGCTGTGTCCAACGTGCTGGCGCTGGCGCTGCTGGCCCAGGTTGCAGGCCGAATGCGGCGGCGCCGCTCGGCTGCCACCTTCCTGTTGTTCGTCGCCAGCCTGCTTGCCATCGACCTAGCAGGCCATGTGATCCCGGGCGCCCTGGTGCTTCGCCTGTATACTGCGGGGCGTGCGCCTGCTGGAGGGGCGTGTCATTTCCTGGGTGGCTGCATGGTCTTCTTCGGCCTGTGCCCACTTTTGCTTGGCTGTGGCATGGCCGTAGAGCGCTGTGTGGGTGTCACGCAGCCACTGATCCACGCGGCGCGCGTATCTGTGGCCCGCGCACGCCTGGCACTAGCCGTGCTGGCTGCCATGGCTTTGGCAGTGGCGCTGCTGCCACTGGTACACGTGGGTCGCTACGAGTTACAGTACCCTGGCACCTGGTGTTTTATTAGCCTTGGGCCTCGTGGAGGTTGGCGCCAGGCGTTGCTTGCCGGCCTCTTCGCCGGCCTTGGCCTGGCCGCGCTCCTTGCGGCATTAGTGTGCAATACGCTCAGCGGCCTGGCGCTCCTCCGTGCCCGCTGGAGACGGCGTCGCTCTCGACGATTCCGAAAGACCGCAGGTCCCGATGATCGCCGGCGCTGGGGATCTCGTGGACCCCGCTTGGCCTCCGCCTCGTCTGCCTCATCCATCACTTCAGCCACAGCCACCCTCCGCAGCTCTCGGGGCGGCGGCTCCGCGCGCAGGGTTCACGCACACGATGTGGAAATGGTGGGCCAGCTCGTGGGCATCATGGTGGTGTCGTGCATCTGCTGGAGCCCCCTGCTG GTGTTGGTGGTGTTGGCCATCGGGGGCTGGAACTCTAACTCCCTGCAGCGGCCACTCTTTCTGGCTGTACGCCTCGCATCGTGGAACCAGATCCTGGACCCATGGGTGTACATCCTGCTGCGCCAGGCCATGCTGCGCCAACTGCTTCGCCTCCTACCCCTGAGGGTCAGTGCCAAGGGTGGTCCAACGGAGCTGGGCCTAACCAAGAGTGCCTGGGAAGCCAGTTCACTGCGTAGTTCCCGGCACAGTGGTTTCAGTCACCTCTGA
- the Ptger1 gene encoding prostaglandin E2 receptor EP1 subtype produces MSPCGLNLSLADEAATCATPRLPNTSVVLPTGDNGTSPALPIFSMTLGAVSNVLALALLAQVAGRMRRRRSAATFLLFVASLLAIDLAGHVIPGALVLRLYTAGRAPAGGACHFLGGCMVFFGLCPLLLGCGMAVERCVGVTQPLIHAARVSVARARLALAVLAAMALAVALLPLVHVGRYELQYPGTWCFISLGPRGGWRQALLAGLFAGLGLAALLAALVCNTLSGLALLRARWRRRRSRRFRKTAGPDDRRRWGSRGPRLASASSASSITSATATLRSSRGGGSARRVHAHDVEMVGQLVGIMVVSCICWSPLLVLVVLAIGGWNSNSLQRPLFLAVRLASWNQILDPWVYILLRQAMLRQLLRLLPLRVSAKGGPTELGLTKSAWEASSLRSSRHSGFSHL; encoded by the exons ATGAGCCCCTGCGGGCTTAACCTGAGCCTAGCGGATGAGGCAGCAACGTGCGCAACACCCAGGCTCCCCAATACATCTGTGGTGCTGCCAACAGGCGATAATGGCACATCACCAGCGCTGCCTATCTTCTCCATGACGCTGGGTGCTGTGTCCAACGTGCTGGCGCTGGCGCTGCTGGCCCAGGTTGCAGGCCGAATGCGGCGGCGCCGCTCGGCTGCCACCTTCCTGTTGTTCGTCGCCAGCCTGCTTGCCATCGACCTAGCAGGCCATGTGATCCCGGGCGCCCTGGTGCTTCGCCTGTATACTGCGGGGCGTGCGCCTGCTGGAGGGGCGTGTCATTTCCTGGGTGGCTGCATGGTCTTCTTCGGCCTGTGCCCACTTTTGCTTGGCTGTGGCATGGCCGTAGAGCGCTGTGTGGGTGTCACGCAGCCACTGATCCACGCGGCGCGCGTATCTGTGGCCCGCGCACGCCTGGCACTAGCCGTGCTGGCTGCCATGGCTTTGGCAGTGGCGCTGCTGCCACTGGTACACGTGGGTCGCTACGAGTTACAGTACCCTGGCACCTGGTGTTTTATTAGCCTTGGGCCTCGTGGAGGTTGGCGCCAGGCGTTGCTTGCCGGCCTCTTCGCCGGCCTTGGCCTGGCCGCGCTCCTTGCGGCATTAGTGTGCAATACGCTCAGCGGCCTGGCGCTCCTCCGTGCCCGCTGGAGACGGCGTCGCTCTCGACGATTCCGAAAGACCGCAGGTCCCGATGATCGCCGGCGCTGGGGATCTCGTGGACCCCGCTTGGCCTCCGCCTCGTCTGCCTCATCCATCACTTCAGCCACAGCCACCCTCCGCAGCTCTCGGGGCGGCGGCTCCGCGCGCAGGGTTCACGCACACGATGTGGAAATGGTGGGCCAGCTCGTGGGCATCATGGTGGTGTCGTGCATCTGCTGGAGCCCCCTGCTG GTGTTGGTGGTGTTGGCCATCGGGGGCTGGAACTCTAACTCCCTGCAGCGGCCACTCTTTCTGGCTGTACGCCTCGCATCGTGGAACCAGATCCTGGACCCATGGGTGTACATCCTGCTGCGCCAGGCCATGCTGCGCCAACTGCTTCGCCTCCTACCCCTGAGGGTCAGTGCCAAGGGTGGTCCAACGGAGCTGGGCCTAACCAAGAGTGCCTGGGAAGCCAGTTCACTGCGTAGTTCCCGGCACAGTGGTTTCAGTCACCTCTGA